In a single window of the Delftia tsuruhatensis genome:
- a CDS encoding ABC transporter permease: MTLHDLVRPYSAAFASRFLLMLQYRTAAYAGFATQCWWGALKAMVLAAFYGSAPDSAGAPIPLEHAITYTWLAQGLFALLPWSGDPDVALAVRTGSVAYDRLRPVDAYALWFVRSAGWIAARVLPRVALMVAFAGLALPLLGLGAWAWQPPAGWMAGLGFAASLLLALLLSTSLVMLLNIAAAAALNEKGINTLAAPVVIVLSGSLLPLALMPDAWQTVLLLQPLAGVMDIPARIYFGQMAGAQLLAGLALQGLWTAVIVALGRLAMARTMRRLEVQGG, from the coding sequence ATGACACTGCACGACCTGGTGCGCCCCTATTCGGCGGCCTTCGCCTCCCGCTTCCTGCTGATGCTGCAGTACCGCACGGCCGCCTACGCGGGCTTTGCCACGCAATGCTGGTGGGGTGCGCTCAAGGCCATGGTGCTGGCCGCCTTCTACGGCAGCGCCCCGGACTCGGCCGGCGCGCCGATCCCGCTGGAGCATGCCATCACCTACACCTGGCTGGCCCAGGGCCTGTTCGCGCTGCTGCCCTGGAGCGGCGATCCCGATGTGGCGCTGGCCGTGCGCACGGGGTCGGTGGCCTATGACCGGCTGCGCCCGGTGGACGCCTATGCACTGTGGTTCGTGCGTTCGGCCGGCTGGATCGCGGCGCGCGTGCTGCCGCGCGTGGCGCTGATGGTGGCGTTCGCGGGCCTGGCCCTGCCGCTGCTGGGCCTGGGCGCCTGGGCCTGGCAGCCGCCGGCCGGCTGGATGGCGGGCCTGGGCTTTGCGGCCTCCCTGCTGCTGGCACTGCTGCTGTCCACATCCCTGGTCATGCTGCTGAACATCGCGGCGGCGGCCGCACTCAACGAAAAAGGCATCAACACGCTGGCCGCGCCCGTGGTCATCGTGCTGTCGGGCAGCCTGCTGCCGCTGGCGCTGATGCCCGATGCCTGGCAGACCGTGCTGCTGCTGCAGCCGCTGGCGGGCGTGATGGACATCCCCGCGCGCATCTACTTCGGGCAGATGGCCGGCGCGCAGTTGCTGGCGGGACTGGCGCTGCAAGGCCTGTGGACTGCCGTGATCGTGGCCCTGGGCCGCCTGGCCATGGCGCGCACCATGCGCCGGCTCGAAGTGCAGGGGGGCTGA
- a CDS encoding ABC transporter permease, with amino-acid sequence MFLRLALASLAGQARYPASALMLTLGQFLVTGIEVIAVGSLFHRFGDVQGWRIGEVAVFYGLVNCMFAIADALGRGFDVLGTQFLRTGAFDRLLLRPRPVWLQLMGHDVRISRLGRLLQGLMVLGFATVQGDVAWTAQAVALALWAVAGGVALFLGILVLQGALSFWTVESLEAANVLSYGSVEAAQYPLAVYAQWFRRLLTFVVPLTCVAYYPALAVMGKPDPLGAPAWVGWVSPLAGFAFLWLASRVWRLGVRHYASTGS; translated from the coding sequence ATGTTCCTGCGCCTGGCGCTGGCCTCGCTGGCCGGCCAGGCACGCTATCCGGCCTCGGCGCTGATGCTGACCCTGGGCCAGTTCCTGGTCACGGGCATCGAGGTGATCGCCGTCGGGTCGCTGTTCCACCGCTTCGGCGACGTGCAGGGCTGGCGCATCGGCGAGGTGGCCGTGTTCTACGGGCTGGTCAACTGCATGTTCGCCATCGCCGACGCGCTGGGCCGGGGCTTCGACGTGCTGGGCACGCAGTTCCTGCGCACGGGCGCCTTCGACCGCCTGCTGCTGCGCCCGCGCCCCGTGTGGCTGCAGCTCATGGGCCACGACGTGCGCATCAGCCGCCTGGGCCGCCTGCTGCAGGGCCTGATGGTGCTGGGCTTCGCGACAGTCCAGGGCGACGTGGCATGGACGGCCCAGGCCGTTGCCCTGGCTCTATGGGCCGTGGCCGGCGGCGTGGCGCTGTTCCTGGGCATCCTGGTGCTGCAGGGCGCGCTGTCGTTCTGGACGGTGGAAAGCCTGGAGGCCGCCAACGTGCTCAGCTACGGCAGCGTGGAAGCCGCCCAGTACCCGCTGGCCGTGTACGCGCAGTGGTTCCGGCGCCTGCTGACCTTCGTGGTGCCGCTGACCTGCGTGGCCTATTACCCGGCGCTGGCCGTCATGGGCAAGCCCGACCCGCTGGGCGCGCCGGCCTGGGTGGGATGGGTCTCGCCACTGGCCGGCTTCGCCTTCCTTTGGCTGGCGTCCCGCGTCTGGCGGCTGGGGGTGCGGCATTACGCGTCCACGGGGAGCTGA
- a CDS encoding branched-chain amino acid ABC transporter permease, whose product MQLLQLLISGVAQGCIYGLIALGFVLIYKATETVTFAQGELMMLGAFAGFLAMSVLGLPFWLAALLAVAAMALCGLLLEVALIRPILGQPAFSVVMLTIGIGYVCRGAITMVPSIGTETLALPVPYRDTALNLAGLVLNAEHLVVIAATGVLCAVLYTGFRFSRLGIAMQAASQNQLAACYMGIPVRRLNTLVWGLAAAVAAIAGLLLAPITFVHANMGFVGLKAFPAAVIGGFGSVPGAIVGGLVIGVVESLSGFYLPEGFKDIAAYVVVLLVLVVMPNGLFGEALRKKV is encoded by the coding sequence GTGCAGTTGCTTCAGTTGCTGATCAGCGGGGTGGCGCAGGGCTGCATCTACGGCCTGATCGCGCTGGGCTTCGTGCTGATCTACAAGGCCACGGAGACGGTGACCTTCGCCCAGGGCGAGCTGATGATGCTGGGCGCCTTCGCGGGCTTCCTGGCCATGTCGGTGCTGGGCCTGCCGTTCTGGCTGGCGGCGCTGCTGGCCGTGGCGGCCATGGCACTGTGCGGGCTGCTGCTGGAGGTGGCCCTGATCCGCCCCATCCTGGGCCAGCCTGCGTTCTCGGTGGTGATGTTGACCATCGGCATCGGCTATGTGTGCCGGGGCGCCATCACCATGGTTCCCTCCATCGGCACGGAGACGCTGGCCCTGCCCGTGCCCTACCGCGACACGGCGCTGAACCTGGCGGGGCTGGTGCTCAATGCCGAGCACCTGGTGGTCATCGCGGCGACGGGCGTGCTGTGTGCCGTGCTGTACACGGGCTTCCGGTTCAGCCGGCTGGGCATCGCCATGCAGGCAGCCTCGCAGAACCAGCTGGCGGCCTGCTACATGGGCATTCCCGTGCGGCGGCTCAATACCCTGGTCTGGGGCCTTGCGGCGGCGGTGGCGGCCATCGCGGGGCTGCTGCTGGCGCCCATCACCTTCGTGCACGCCAACATGGGCTTCGTGGGGCTGAAGGCCTTTCCGGCGGCCGTGATCGGCGGCTTCGGCAGCGTGCCGGGGGCCATCGTGGGCGGGCTGGTCATCGGCGTGGTCGAGTCACTGTCCGGCTTTTACCTGCCCGAGGGCTTCAAGGACATCGCCGCCTATGTGGTCGTTCTGCTGGTGCTGGTCGTCATGCCCAACGGCCTGTTCGGCGAAGCCCTGCGCAAGAAGGTCTGA